The window AAGGTAAGTTGAAAACTTTGAAAATTGACAGAAGAAATCTTGATTTGGTTGATGATATCTATAAGCGTGCCATAAATTGGCTCACAAAGATGCCGGATGAATTAAAGTATCCGCAACTCAATGAAACTGCCGACTGTAAACCCATGATTATTATTGTAAAGCAAGGGGTTTTATCTGCTCTTTATGAGAAAGATAACTTTTTGAAGGCTGTTTATTGAGATTTTCAATAGACTTTTTGAAAAAAAATTTATATAGGGCAAGGTCTGCCTTGCTCCTATAAATGACTGGGTTCAAATCATTGAATCACCGCTATCCGGTTGGGATATGGCACAACGAAAGCCAGCTAAAATCTGACGAATGCTCGGATAATACCAGTTACGAAAACTAGAGCGAATTGCCCTGGGACGGGTCGCCCAACTACCCCCTTTTAAGACTCGGTGCTGTCCATCGAAATAAGTTTGGGAATAGCCTCGGTAAGGGTAACTGACAAATCCCTCGTAAGCGTCAAACCAGCTAGCTGTCCATTCCCACACATTGCCGAGCATATCATCGCACCCATAGGCACTTTGTCCCAGTGGGTAAGCATTTACAGGTGTTGTTTGCCCAACGCAATTATCAAGATTACATCGGTGAGAGTCGGGTGTTTCCTGCCCCCAAGGGTAGGTGCGCGGCTGTCCAGTTGCAGCATCCCAACTCGCTGCTTTTTCCCATTCAGCTTCGGTTGGCAGTCGCTTGCCGACAAATCTCGCATAGGCGTCGGCTTCGTACCAACTCACCCCACAGACGGGATGATTATCCCAGGTTGAAGCTGATGACCAGTAAAGGGGTTGAGCCACGGGATTTTCTTGTAACCACTTCCACCCGTCGGGTGACCACCAACGTTCGTTTTGGTATCCACCGGCTTCGATGAACTCTCGGTACTGTCTACAAGTGACGGGGTAGCGGTCAATCCAGTAGGTATCTAAGTATACCCGGTGACGCGATCGCTCGTTATCCAAGGCTTCAATTGAGTCGTTGCCCATCATAAACTCGCCTGCTGGAATTTCCCTCATCTCTACGTCCCTAGAGGGAACCGATGAAACAGAGGATGAAGAGGATGAGACATTTACCGCAGAACCCTGAACCCACATCTCTTGATGCCGTTCCAGAAGATGCCAGCGTTGCAATTGTAAAACAAAAGCAATGGTTTCGCCATGCTGACTTTCATGCTGAATTAAGAAGTGCCAGAGGCGTTCTTGCTGTTCTACCGGGGCGGTTTCTAGATAGCTGAATACTTGGGTTCTAACCGTATTGAGGTAATGATGAATTTCGGTTAGTGGCGGTACATTCTCTCGTTCCGACTTGGGCAAGCCATCGGCGGCAAATAAGCGATGATATTCCGGAAACAATGGAGGTAAACCGGCACAGCGTTGCAGCAACCACAGGGCTTCTGTATAGGCAATGTGACCCAAATGCCAACCTACTGGACTGAATTCTGGATGTGCTTGTCGCCGAAACGTCGTATCGTCAATGCCTTCAAACAAAGCCAAGGTGCCGATTCGGCACTGATGCATTGCCTCTCGGATGGTTTCTCTAATCTGTAGGGACGAAGCCTTGGTGCCGGAATTTTGGGACATAATTCTAAATTTCTTCTAAAAAGCTTAGGGGTTAGCGGTCAGGGAAGAGTAATCTTCAGGCAGAGGTGGCGGCAATGGGAGCCATCATGGACTGACTGGAAAACAGGGAGTTACAATCCCATTTCGTCATACCCGTGAGGCTGAACTCGGTTTTCCGTTTGGGGTCTGGCGTTTGACAACCTGTGACCTTGCTCACCCATTAGATTTGTTCAAGTCACCTATTTGTAGATAGTAGATTACTGATATGCCAACCCTATATCACATTTACGCATGATAATCATCACGTTTTTATAGTATTAGATTCCTAGCAATTCTTCAAAAAATCTATTAATATTCAAAATTGAATTTCAAAATCAACGGTTGTTAAAACTTAATAATTTCAACATTAATCATGACTATGACAATATTAGGGGACAAAAAGCAAATCAACCCCAAAAAATCTTGCTTGAAATCACACTATAAAGCTTTAAATTCTGGAACAGAAGACAAGTTTGAAGCATGGCTCATGACAATAGAAGACCGATGGACAGATGAAATCCTAGATTGTTTAAAAGGTAATTTTCCTGATTGGCGTGGGCAATAATTTCGATTAATTAAATCAGGATGGTTACTTATCAATTTCAAATTTCATGAATTTACCACAAACAAACTTATTTCCTCATAAAACAAAATAAATCAACCATTGGACTGATTTATAGGTATGAAAATTGGTTTTTTAGAGGACTACAGATGCAGGAATTAATAATTTCTCTAATTAGCTACCACTCTAGTGAGGTAGGTGGAAAAAATTAAACATAAGGTGGGCATTACCTACCTTTAATCCTGTCATCCTCTGGGACAGAAAATCATAGGGAATGCCCACCCTACAAGTTGCTTATGTTGATTGATAACCGTCTACTGACTGGCGTCTGTAGGACTAGCATCGATTGATGAGATTTCCAAGTTTTCTCCCACACGGAGAATACTACCCTCCGGGCACTCATGCCAGTTGCCGGCGAATATAGGTTCAGAGGCAATCATGACTGAATCGGGGAAAGTTGGGTCATCTCTGAGCCAGTACAGTGAGGGAGCCGTGATACCGTAAGCATAGCGACTAGCAACGAGTTGATGCCCATCACTAATAACTAGGTTGGCAGAAAAGCTGACTTGATAGGCTTTTGCTAACTCGGTTAGGGTGATTAAGGTGGTGTGTAATGCCTCGACAATGGTGCTATTTGGGGATACCTCCAGCTCATTGATTAAGAGAGCGAAGATATGTTCGGAATCCGTGGTGCCATTGATGGATTGGTAGATGCGATCGCCAATTTTTTCACGTATCGGTCGATACAAAGACTTGCGGAAATTACTGATTAATCCGTTGTGGATTAATAACAGGCGACCCTCGCGAAACGGCTGACAGTTGCTCATATCCAGCGCTTGGCCTGCTGTCGCACTGCGGACATAGGCCAACACACACCCCGACTCAACATAGCGGCTCAATTCCGGTAGATTAGTCTCATTCCAAATGGGTAGGGTGTTTTTGTAAGTAAAGGGGTCAACATTCCGTTGTGGATGATACCAGCCGATTCCTAAGCCATCAGCATTGACTACGCCAGATGTCATCTCACGAGGCTGATAACTCTGGACAATTAGTGAATGTTCGGGTTTATACAAGAGGTGGTCAAGTTGGATGGCAGGGCCAAGGTAGCCAAGTAATCGGCACATTCTGAACTATTTCCTGTTACATGACTAGTTGTCTATATCCTGATTGTGACTGATTCAAGTTTTTAGTGTTTCCTTAACAAAAGAGATTAGGGGGTAGGACTGACTCGCCAACTCTATCCAGAGATTTGCATAATAGCGGTTAAGCCTGTACGTCGCCTTTGTCCTCTAACCCAAGGAACATCCCCGTGATACCCATTCCCCTCGACGCAATAATTGGCGCAATTACCGATATCGTCAGTCCTACCGCTTTTATCAAGGACAAGCTCCAGCGCAATGAGACAGTCATTAAATTATTAAAAAAGTTTAACCTCGACCCAGAGCATCCACCGACTGATTTTAGTGGAGTTTACGCTTACGCCTTGGTAGAGTATGGCGTTGGCAAACCCAAGCCGTTCCTTGAACTTTTCCGGCAACAAGAGATTCAAAAGATTTTCCGCAGGGCATTAGACCAAAATAACCCTTCAATTCTCCTCAAAGAAGGCGAAGCGTTTCTGGATGGGTATGCTTTAGGGGATGAAATCCGAGAGTTGGGAATTGACGCTCACAGAGAGTTCGCGGCGTTTGCTACCGTGTTTATCGAGGTGGCTAAGCGATCGCGCACACCGGCTGAAGTTCTCACCAATCAGCAGATAGGCTCCTTACATAAAAGGATAGAAAATATCCAACAACGCCTCGAAAGGCTGCCGACACTAGAGGGAATTCGGACAGAGATGGCGCGGCTGGCGGCACAGGATTACTTAGCACTGCCAGCGGCTGAACCCTCAACCCAAAACAATTGCAAGGCTTTTGTTTTAGCGCAGCAGATGAGGGGTTGGTTTGAAACCTTGGGCTACCGCTTTGAGCGGTATGAGGTTTGGGAAGATACCTATTTTGAGTGGATTATCAACATCCCAGTCCGGCGAAATCGATACGATCGCATTCTCGTGCGAGGGATTGAGGGCGAGGCAGGAATCAGGGATGTGGCGGCGTTGCGCCAATCAGTAGAGGAGCAACGAACCGATGAAGGTTGGCTGGTGACGGCACGGCGAATTTCACGGGCGGCGCGGGATGAGGTGGAGAAGGAGGAAAATCGTCATCTGGGTTGCTATACCTTCGATGAACTGCTCGATCAGGATGCTGACTTCAGTGGTTATCTCGACTGGTTGGAAGCAGAGGTGAAACGTCGGGATATTGAGAAGAAGTATGTTCCGCTTGCCTGTACGAAAGAAGAAATTGACCTCGTTACTAAGCGCAGGTTAGCCGTCAGTCGCTACGACGAACGCGACGGCTGGATAGATGGATATATTGACCTCTGGCTGGATGACTCAGCTAAAGAGCATATCTCGATTCTGGGAGAGTTCGGTACGGGCAAGACGTGGTTTGCCTTCCACTATGCTTGGACGGCACTGCAACGCTATCGGGATGCCCAAAAACGGGGGGTGGAACGTCCTCGTTTACCTTTAGTTATCCCCTTGCGGGACTATGCCAAGGCGGTGAGTGTGGAGTCGCTGTTTTCCGAGTTTTTCTTCCGCAAGCACGAGATTCCGTTACCGGGATATTCGGCTTTCGAGCAACTCAACCGCATGGGTAAGCTGCTGCTGATTTTCGATGGCTTCGATGAGATGGCAGCACGAGTTGATCGGCAAGAAATGATTAATAACTTTTGGGAGTTAGCGAAGGTTGTAGTACCCGGAAGTAAGGTAATTTTGACCTGTCGCACCGAACATTTTCCAGAGGCGAAGGAAGGGCGGGTGCTGCTAAATGCAGAATTGCAGGCTTCTACGGCAGCTTTAACGGGTGAAACGCCGCAGTTTGAGGTGCTGGAACTGGAGAAATTCAACGATGAGCAAATCCATCAAGTGTTGTTGTTCCAAGCAGAACCTGCAACCGTTGAGCAAGTAATGAGGAATTCTCAATTGTTGGATTTGGCGCGTCGTCCGGTGATGACGGAGTTAATTTTGGAAGCATTGCCGGATATTGAGCAGGGTAAACCAGTGGATATGTCGCGGGTTTATTTGTATGCGGTGCGACGCAAGATGGAGCGAGATATTAGGGCGGAACGGACGTTTACTTCGCTGGCGGATAAGCTTTACTTTTTGTGTGAGTTGTCCTGGGAGATGGTGTCCAGTGATCAGATGAGTTTGAATTATCGGCTTTTCCCTGAACGCATTCGTCGGTTGTTTGGTTCTATGGTGCGGGAAGAGAAGGATTTAGACCACTGGCACTATGACATGATGGGTCAGACGATGCTAATTCGTAATTCTGATGGGGATTATACGCCAGCGCATCGATCGCTGTTGGAGTTTTTTGTGGCGTATAAGTTTGCGGCGCAGTTGGGGGCGTTGGCTGCTGATTTTACGGAGTTGGCACAGGCGCAGTCGCATTTGGATGGAGGTGCTGCACCTCAGAATTACACTTGGTCTTCCTATTTTCGGCGACAGATGGATGAGGCGGGGAGGATTGTGCCGATTGCGTGTCTGAAGGGGTTTGTGAGGGAAGATTTAGCGCAGCTTCGCGGTGCTTTTGGGCAAGCACCACTGACGAAGGCGGTGATGGATTTGATTGTACCGATGCTTGACAGCATTTCTCCCCCCTTTTCAACCGGAGCTTTAGTGAGGAGGACAGGGGGGGATCATCAGGATGTCGCTGAGGGTCGATCCCCCCAACCCTCCTTAACAAGGGGGGCTAAGAATGAGTCACCATTTATCGAAATTCTGGAAGCGACACGGGGCAAAACTGAAGATGAGGTAGGTTATGTCGGGGGGAATGCAGCGACGTTATTGGTAAAAGTTGATAAGGGTGCGATCGAAGGTAGAGATCTCTCCCGTGCTGTGATTAAAGGCGCTGATTTTTCTAATGCCAGTCTGAGTGGTGTCAATTTGGCTGAAGCGAATTTAGCTGATTCTGCTTTTACTAAAATCTTCGGTACAGTCTTTGCAGTAGCATTTAGTCCTGATGGCAAACTATTGGCTACAGGTGGTTCCGATGGCGTAGTTCGTTTCTGGGACGTTACGAGCGGCAGAGAACTTGTGACCTGTAAAGGTCACAGCAATTTAGTAGTTTCAGTGGCACATGAGGAAAGCTTTAGCTCCACTGCTGTTTGACGATGAAAAAGTCACAGTTGAACCGGAGGGAAAAAGTTCAATTGTTGCTCCATCTAAGCGTTCAAAGAAAGCCCGCGCTAAGGCAGCGACTAAAAAGACACCTGAAAAGCTTCCTGTCCATAGTTTTCGGACTTTAATGACTGATTTAGCAACGATTGTCAAAAATAAATTCCAGTCTAGTGGTCTGGAGACTTCTCTAATGTTTGAGAAAATTACTCAACCGACTCCACTCCAACAAAAAGCGTTAGATTTGTTAGAAGTTTCCTTAATTTGTACCCAGTAACAGCCGAGGAGTTGAGTCTCTCCCTCTCTCACAGCATAGGTTGTAGTTTTTTGTCAAAGGGGAACTTCCGGTCAAAGGGGAACTTCCGTTAAAACTGCTGCGAATTTAAGGGCTACTACTAACCTCAAAGCACCCGATGCAATTCATGCTGCTACGGCACTAGATGTAGGTTGTACGCTATTTTTAACCAATGACAGTGGGTTTCGTAATGTTCCCAGTCTCCCTGTTGTCATCCTCAGTGAAGTGTTGGCATCATAATAGTACTCGCTACAACGGTATGAATATTACGAGTGTTACGGGTTTAACGGAAACTGAGACAGCAACGCTCAAAGCTTTAGGGGCAGTAGAAGATGGGGTGTTGTAGAGTGTCATGCATTGCATGTGGTGCAATCCCATTTTCTGTGGGTAATGGGTCATTGTTAGAATTCGAGTAAACAATTCCTCTCCACCCACTAAAATGTTTGCCACTCTAGAACATCGACAGATGACTTCCCAGGAATATCTGGAATGGGAAGAACAGCAACCTTTCAAATATGAATATGTCAACGGCAAAGTCCTTGCCATGACTGGGGGAACCCTCCCCCACAATTCTATTGCTCTTAACTTGGCATCGGCTCTCAAAAATCATCTAAGAGGTAAAGGCTGTAAAGTCTTTATGGCAGACGCAAAAGTCGCCATATCTGAGAAGGGACCCTTTCACTATCCTGATGTGATGGTAACCTGCGACCAACGAGATCGCACGGCTCGAAAAATTGTTCGATTCCCTTGTTTCATCGCTGAAGTTCTCTCTCCTGGTACAGAAGGTTTTGATCGCGGCAAGAAATTTACTCACTACCGCCGCCTAAAAACTTTGAAAGAATACGTCCTCATCGATGCCGAGCAAATGAGCGTTGAGTGTTATCGACTGAACGAACACAAGAAATGGGAACTTACTCACTACCAAATTGATGAAACTAATCTAGAAGAAACTGAGCTAGAAGTCTATCTGAGTAGCGTTGACTTCCGTTGTCCTATTTCTCTTCTCTACGAGGATGTTGACTTTTCAATAGAAACAGAAAGTGAACAATAGACCTCTTGCAAAAATACAAAGAACCCCTCCCCAGCCCTCTCCTCACTAAAGCTCCGGTTACTAAGGGGAGGGAGCAAGATTTCAAGTGTTTTCCCCCAATATATCGAGGGGATTAAGCCGGAGCTTTAGTGAAGAGGTAGATTCAACTTTTGCCAGAGGTCTAATCAAGAGTTTCATGAGAAAGAAGTTAGAAGCTACTGATTCACCACCATCAATTGAGAAGAAGCCGATCGCCCAAACTCTTCTGGGGCATATTGTAACTGAACCTCGGCACCAGGCCAGAGGAACGTACCTGGGGTAACGGAACGCACGAGGTAGTGCAGGTTATAAACTCCCGCTTCTAAATGATCGGCATAAGCCACGATGCGATCGCGATAAATCGTCTGATAATTAACTTGCCAGCTATCTTGTTGTGCCTGGAAGTAGGGCGTAGCGGTTTGGAAACTCGTATCCACTGCCTCAAACCCAGCGGGAAGTGGGTCTTTTATCACAACATGATCCACGGGGCGATCGCTAATTATTTCCAAACCAATATCAAACACCTGCCCAGCTTTGACAGCTAATGGATCATCCGCCGCATAAAGTCCGATCTTTCGCAGTACTTTGTCCTGATTAGCCGCACGAACTTCTCGTGTCACCCGTAGTCCATTAAACCGTCCCGGTTGATTGCCCTTGAAGCGATAGCGATAGGCAACTAAATAGTGCAGTGTCCCTTGACCGGATTTGTTTAACTTCAAATCATGTCGTCCACGGGGTAACTGTGCCATTGGCACTTTGAGTTCAAGGCTAGGTTTCTGGTAACCCTCAAACTTGGCAGATTGTAAATTTTTACCCGCAAGTTGAACCGTAGCGGCAAAGTTCGGCGGTGTGGGTTGAAGCTGGCTATACTCCACCAAAGCGGTGAGGGCTTCGGCATTATCATAGCTAGTCTGCCAGGTTCCTTGTCGCCGTAGTGCCAAAAGTCCTTGTAGTAATCGGTCTAACACTTCTGGCTGAGCTTTTTGAGCCATAAACAAGCGCAAAGCTTGAGCTTGAGCGGTTGTCGGTGAACTAATCCAACTCCAATTTTTGGGTAAGTTTACTGTAGCTGTTCGTCCGGTTTGATACACCGTTTCTTGCAACTGATTAAACAGCGATTGTGACTCTTTTTGCCACTCTGGGAACTGGGAAAGATAACGAGCCAGTTTAATCTGAGCCACCTGATCGAATTGACTATGCTGGGCATAGATATCTGCCAAAAATTCATTGCGTTTTTCTCCAATTTCTGCCAAAGCCATTAAAGCTTCTAGCCGCACTTGATTTTTGCACAATTGTTCTCGGCAAAAATCGTATTGAGCAGGGTTGGCGAGGATTTTCTTCAAATAGGAACTCGCACGAGAAATCATTGGAGAGTCTGCCTGTAGAGGCGCAAGGCCTTGCGCCCCTACAAAAGCCTTGGATGCCATAATAATTGAGCGAACAGCATAGGGAGTCACAAACAGGTCAGAACTTTTTTGTCCGGGGAAAGCGGCAAATCCTCCATCCGGTTGTTGCAGTTTTTGCAATTGCTCAAGGGCTTGGCTAGCCTGTTGAGTCGGATTAAATTCGGCAAAGGTTTGAGTGTATTTTTGAGAGAGAGTTTGTAGAGAAGCTGCGATCGCTAATTGACTCGCTGCTGGTTCCAAGAAGGGTAACTGATTCTCTTGCAAAACTTGCCGCGCTGGGGCGGTAATCTCTGGAATTAGCGTACTGGCGAGGGAAACGTCTAAACCTCCCGCATCCGGTACAACTTTTTTATCTACATTTACAGGAATCTTCACCTGATTGCTCCCCCCTTTATAAGGCCGGAGCTTTAGTGAGGAGCTGGGGGGGATCGTCCCCGTTTCCACTACCTGTTCAGTAACCTCTAATGGTTTCACCTCCAAAGGAACTGCAAACGCATCCGATGTCCCATTCAATTGGCTGACAAATTCTACTTTCCCTTCACCCGTACTACTGGCTACGATAGGGAAACGGTAAGCTTGAGTACCGGATTCTACCTGAGTTTGCAGCCTTCCAGGTTTATTGTCGGCAATCTGAAGTGCGCCACTGACAGCCCCATTAATGGCAAGATTGCCCTTTTGTCCCGTGTTGTTGGTAACGGATAAACCGGCTTCCATGCGATCGCCGGGACGAGCAAACTGAGGTAATACTGGATTAGAGATTAGGGGTTTTGTTGTCATAAACGTCGCCTCCCCATTCCCGAAGCGGAGATTCCCATCCGTTGCCACCGCCATCACCCGCCAAGTCGTCAAATCATCGGGCAATTTAAAGGTAACTTGAGCTTTCCCACTCGTATCGGTCAAAACGGAGCCATTATAGTAAGCTAAGGCTTTAAAATCAGTACGAACGCGAGTCCCCGCTACCCCAGCGGATAACCCTCCCCCATATCCCCAGCCTTTTTCCTGCGCTGAAGTCAGAGGTTGTACGACGACATCGGGACGGTTATCGGCAAAACGAGTCGAGATAGGTTGCTCTGCATATACTGTTTTTACCAAATCCGGGGGACGGTAGCCGGTTAGTTGCAGCACCGCCTCATTAACCGCCATGACGGTAAATTGTCCTTGGACGGGTTGATTTTGATTGTCCTTAAGTTCGAGTTGCACGGTTTGTTCAGTACCCGGTTGTAGCGAACCTTGCACTGGAGTAATTTTGGCTTTTAAATACTTGCCTTCCAAGTTCGTTTTGAAAGGTGCAAAGCCAATTCCTACCAGGTTATTTAAACTCCCCGGTTCAACTTGCTCTAAAGGCGCACCTTGGCGAACTAGAACCGCTTCAACTGCGGCATTAGGTAGCATTTCTGGAGTGACTTGGAACTGAATCTCTGGTGCACCGCCCTTGATTTTTGTGATGGTTTGATAGAGGGTATTGTGGCGAACGACGGCAAAGTATAACTCGCCTTCTGGATAAGGGGATTGGATTAAAGCTGTAGCCGTTTCGCCCGGTTGATAAGTTTCTTTATCCAGTTTGATTTCAATGCGATTATTGGTATAGCGATCGCCCCAGCTTACAGGATTAGCCCCCGTCGCCCAAATCTGCAAATCCGTTGCTGTAACGGCATCTTTAGTATTAGCCAAATTGGCGTGAATGCGATAGGAACCTGACTCAGGAGGAGTGAGGGAAACCGCTTGGGGACGATTACCAGAACGAATTTTTGCCTCTCCTACTGTCTTATATTCCACCTGATTGCGAGGTGTTTGACTCCCTTCAATTACCTGCGTTACACTGCTGTATTTGATTTGTTGCAGTTCAACGCGAATTTGTTCTCCTTCAAGTACCTTTCCGGTGGGGTCGGTAACAATCACCTGAATAGGAAAAGGTTTATTGGCTTCTGCTACAAAATTACTTTGTAAACCAATTAATTTGTCACTGGGCAAGGCGGTAAATTCTTTAGAATCAGATACCGATAGATTTGAGACATCGCTCACTTGGACATCGATTCGGTAAGTCATTGGGTAGGGCAAATCTTTCGCTACCGTTACCGTTTGACCGCTTTGTCCTTGTTGATTGAGTTCTTGATTGGTTTGCAGCACATCGGTGGGTACCGCCGGACTTTCTTCAGGCCAAAACCACTGACGACCAAAGGAAAATTTCTCCCAACCTTTGGGGATAAATGCAGTTTGCTTGCGCGTGATATAATACTTAGCTTTTCCACCTTCCACCGCCGAACCAAACAGGTAGTTACTTTGAGCTTTAGCTTCAACCTTTTGGTTAATTAGGGCAAATTTTTGATCGAGGTTGAGAGCAACTTTAAAATTGGGGGGTTTGAATTCAGCTACGCGAAATTCCCCGGAAATTTCCGCACCACCGTCTCCTTTGGCGCGAATTGAATAGTAACCTAAAGGTTGATTGGGCTTAATGGGCAATTCGAGGGAGAATGTCCCAAATTCATTCGTCGTCTGGGTACCCAAATCTGTCTTTTTACCATCTGGGCTAACCAGCGTTACTTTATAGTTAGCATTTTTATCCTGCTTGATGACTCCATTTTGCAGATAGTAGGCTGTTCCTGTTAACCAAGCGGTTTCTCCAGGTTGATAAAGTTGGCGATCGGAAAAAATTGTTCCCCTTGATTCAGGTTTTCCACTCTGCCAACCGCCATTAACGTCGTAGTCGTAAATTCCGCTATATTCATTCGTCCGAGTAAACGCCCAATCTTTCCCGTCACGGGCAATCACGAGCAATTTAGGTGCTTCTAAAAAGCTTTGACCTCCACCTTTAATACACTTCTGCAAATCTTTGCTATTCAGCAGTAATGTTCCAGTTGGGTCAGTTTTACCCATTGCACAAGCTACAGATGGAGATGGAGATTTTGCCTCTAATTGGGATTCATAAATTTCAACCGTTGCTGATGCGACAGCAGAACCATCGGAAAGATGATTGACTCGAACCAATCCCGATTCTGGAAACCACTGGGCAAACACTCCTAAATTCGTTAACTCCACCAGTCCGTAATAGGTCGGTTCGCGCCACTTTTTTTGACCGTTTTCTTGATAAGAATTGGTTCGCGCCTGTATCCCATAGGCTAACATTCCTGTATTTCCAGCCAGCTTTTCCCGTAAAGGAACAGTTACTTCAGTGGACTGATTTTTTTTCCCAGATACTTTAAAGCTTGACCATTTATCGGGTGGGGGAAGTAAATCATTACTATTTCCTTTGGGATAAGCGGAATCGGTATAAACTAAATCGGTTGGTGTCACAACCCGATAAGCCGCTTTGTACTTTGATTCAGGCAGGTTAACCGTAGAAATATTTAATTGTAAGTTTTTGCCAGAAGGAAAAATATTCAGATTAGAGGGTGCCCAAATATCACCGATTAGATCTCCCGTTTCATACTTCACCGTCACGGGTTTTCCCAAAGTTTGCCCAAATTTATCTTTGATATTGGCACCGAGGGTAATCGTATAAGTGGTTGTGGGTTCTAATACCCAAGGGTTGAGGCTAACAATATCCCCGTTATCGTAGGCTCTGATTAGGGGAAGCGTTTGTTTGGGCGCGGGTTTAACGGTAATGTTCTTAATGGCTGAATCTGCAATCAAACCATTGTTAAATTTTAATTGAGCGCTGCCTTTTTCAAAGCGTTCGTTGTTATTTAATTCGATTTTTTTAAAGTTGAGAGGGGCGTAAGTGGTAACTTGGCTAACCACAGGAGTTTCTGTCGGGAGATTTCCACGCGCAGGGCGCAAAC of the Allocoleopsis franciscana PCC 7113 genome contains:
- the egtB gene encoding ergothioneine biosynthesis protein EgtB, yielding MSQNSGTKASSLQIRETIREAMHQCRIGTLALFEGIDDTTFRRQAHPEFSPVGWHLGHIAYTEALWLLQRCAGLPPLFPEYHRLFAADGLPKSERENVPPLTEIHHYLNTVRTQVFSYLETAPVEQQERLWHFLIQHESQHGETIAFVLQLQRWHLLERHQEMWVQGSAVNVSSSSSSVSSVPSRDVEMREIPAGEFMMGNDSIEALDNERSRHRVYLDTYWIDRYPVTCRQYREFIEAGGYQNERWWSPDGWKWLQENPVAQPLYWSSASTWDNHPVCGVSWYEADAYARFVGKRLPTEAEWEKAASWDAATGQPRTYPWGQETPDSHRCNLDNCVGQTTPVNAYPLGQSAYGCDDMLGNVWEWTASWFDAYEGFVSYPYRGYSQTYFDGQHRVLKGGSWATRPRAIRSSFRNWYYPSIRQILAGFRCAISQPDSGDSMI
- the egtC gene encoding ergothioneine biosynthesis protein EgtC, with product MCRLLGYLGPAIQLDHLLYKPEHSLIVQSYQPREMTSGVVNADGLGIGWYHPQRNVDPFTYKNTLPIWNETNLPELSRYVESGCVLAYVRSATAGQALDMSNCQPFREGRLLLIHNGLISNFRKSLYRPIREKIGDRIYQSINGTTDSEHIFALLINELEVSPNSTIVEALHTTLITLTELAKAYQVSFSANLVISDGHQLVASRYAYGITAPSLYWLRDDPTFPDSVMIASEPIFAGNWHECPEGSILRVGENLEISSIDASPTDASQ
- a CDS encoding Uma2 family endonuclease, translating into MFATLEHRQMTSQEYLEWEEQQPFKYEYVNGKVLAMTGGTLPHNSIALNLASALKNHLRGKGCKVFMADAKVAISEKGPFHYPDVMVTCDQRDRTARKIVRFPCFIAEVLSPGTEGFDRGKKFTHYRRLKTLKEYVLIDAEQMSVECYRLNEHKKWELTHYQIDETNLEETELEVYLSSVDFRCPISLLYEDVDFSIETESEQ
- a CDS encoding alpha-2-macroglobulin family protein, yielding MHTIGRFIRTWMPFLLVLTLIWGIVGCDIAKITSRVEPLPTVTPLPTPQLPDWIEQISPTGAAEPLAQIRIRFKNPLIPVESLDSPQQQNLLNKFEILPPLKGQFRFLTPRMVGFQADQALPKATRVKVTLKAGLADLNKHRLEKDLAWTFNTQTIQLTSLPGKTANPDSQAEPFDVKPTLKVTSNTELDLDSLQEHVTLIPQGQKKKENVSLKVALEEDKTPSTSNQLQEQSNPNQPQEKFDPSQRNWVYTLIPRRALEKATNYRLEFSPGLRPARGNLPTETPVVSQVTTYAPLNFKKIELNNNERFEKGSAQLKFNNGLIADSAIKNITVKPAPKQTLPLIRAYDNGDIVSLNPWVLEPTTTYTITLGANIKDKFGQTLGKPVTVKYETGDLIGDIWAPSNLNIFPSGKNLQLNISTVNLPESKYKAAYRVVTPTDLVYTDSAYPKGNSNDLLPPPDKWSSFKVSGKKNQSTEVTVPLREKLAGNTGMLAYGIQARTNSYQENGQKKWREPTYYGLVELTNLGVFAQWFPESGLVRVNHLSDGSAVASATVEIYESQLEAKSPSPSVACAMGKTDPTGTLLLNSKDLQKCIKGGGQSFLEAPKLLVIARDGKDWAFTRTNEYSGIYDYDVNGGWQSGKPESRGTIFSDRQLYQPGETAWLTGTAYYLQNGVIKQDKNANYKVTLVSPDGKKTDLGTQTTNEFGTFSLELPIKPNQPLGYYSIRAKGDGGAEISGEFRVAEFKPPNFKVALNLDQKFALINQKVEAKAQSNYLFGSAVEGGKAKYYITRKQTAFIPKGWEKFSFGRQWFWPEESPAVPTDVLQTNQELNQQGQSGQTVTVAKDLPYPMTYRIDVQVSDVSNLSVSDSKEFTALPSDKLIGLQSNFVAEANKPFPIQVIVTDPTGKVLEGEQIRVELQQIKYSSVTQVIEGSQTPRNQVEYKTVGEAKIRSGNRPQAVSLTPPESGSYRIHANLANTKDAVTATDLQIWATGANPVSWGDRYTNNRIEIKLDKETYQPGETATALIQSPYPEGELYFAVVRHNTLYQTITKIKGGAPEIQFQVTPEMLPNAAVEAVLVRQGAPLEQVEPGSLNNLVGIGFAPFKTNLEGKYLKAKITPVQGSLQPGTEQTVQLELKDNQNQPVQGQFTVMAVNEAVLQLTGYRPPDLVKTVYAEQPISTRFADNRPDVVVQPLTSAQEKGWGYGGGLSAGVAGTRVRTDFKALAYYNGSVLTDTSGKAQVTFKLPDDLTTWRVMAVATDGNLRFGNGEATFMTTKPLISNPVLPQFARPGDRMEAGLSVTNNTGQKGNLAINGAVSGALQIADNKPGRLQTQVESGTQAYRFPIVASSTGEGKVEFVSQLNGTSDAFAVPLEVKPLEVTEQVVETGTIPPSSSLKLRPYKGGSNQVKIPVNVDKKVVPDAGGLDVSLASTLIPEITAPARQVLQENQLPFLEPAASQLAIAASLQTLSQKYTQTFAEFNPTQQASQALEQLQKLQQPDGGFAAFPGQKSSDLFVTPYAVRSIIMASKAFVGAQGLAPLQADSPMISRASSYLKKILANPAQYDFCREQLCKNQVRLEALMALAEIGEKRNEFLADIYAQHSQFDQVAQIKLARYLSQFPEWQKESQSLFNQLQETVYQTGRTATVNLPKNWSWISSPTTAQAQALRLFMAQKAQPEVLDRLLQGLLALRRQGTWQTSYDNAEALTALVEYSQLQPTPPNFAATVQLAGKNLQSAKFEGYQKPSLELKVPMAQLPRGRHDLKLNKSGQGTLHYLVAYRYRFKGNQPGRFNGLRVTREVRAANQDKVLRKIGLYAADDPLAVKAGQVFDIGLEIISDRPVDHVVIKDPLPAGFEAVDTSFQTATPYFQAQQDSWQVNYQTIYRDRIVAYADHLEAGVYNLHYLVRSVTPGTFLWPGAEVQLQYAPEEFGRSASSQLMVVNQ